One genomic segment of Paenibacillus sp. FSL H8-0332 includes these proteins:
- a CDS encoding PFL family protein, whose protein sequence is MSIVEVQETNKMIREMNLDVRTITMGISLMDCAHTDMKVFNQKVYDKITRSAEKLVKTGEDLERQFGVPIVNKRISVTPISIAAGAVHTDTYVPVAQILDKAAKEVGVNFIGGYSALVQKGCTKGDRILIDSIPEALAVTERVCSSVNVGSSRSGINMDAVKLMGDIILQTAERTKDRDSIGCAKLVVFCNAVEDNPFMAGAFHGVGERECVINVGVSGPGVIKRALEEVKGQDFETLCETIKRTAFKVTRVGQLVAQEASKRLDVPFGIIDLSLAPTPEIGDSIAEIFQVMGLEEAGAPGTTAALAILNDNVKKGGVMASSYVGGLSGAFIPVSEDHGMIQAVQRGALTLEKLEAMTCVCSVGLDMIAIPGSTSKETLAGIIADEAAIGMVNNKTTAVRVIPVIGKDVGEMVEFGGLLGYAPVMAVNPFSCAGFVNRGGRIPAPIHSFKN, encoded by the coding sequence ATCTCGATTGTAGAAGTTCAGGAGACGAATAAAATGATCCGGGAAATGAACCTGGATGTCCGCACCATTACGATGGGCATCAGCCTGATGGACTGCGCCCATACCGACATGAAGGTGTTCAACCAGAAGGTGTATGACAAAATTACCCGCTCCGCCGAGAAGCTCGTGAAGACCGGTGAGGATCTGGAGCGCCAATTCGGAGTGCCGATTGTCAACAAACGGATCTCCGTAACGCCGATTTCGATTGCTGCGGGGGCTGTACATACCGATACCTACGTGCCTGTCGCCCAGATTCTGGACAAGGCGGCCAAGGAGGTAGGCGTCAACTTCATCGGCGGATATTCCGCGCTGGTGCAGAAGGGCTGTACCAAGGGCGACCGGATTCTGATTGACAGTATCCCGGAAGCGCTGGCGGTGACCGAGAGAGTCTGCTCTTCCGTTAACGTCGGCTCCTCGCGCAGCGGCATCAACATGGACGCCGTGAAGCTGATGGGCGACATCATTCTTCAGACGGCTGAGCGCACCAAAGACCGCGACTCTATCGGCTGCGCCAAGCTGGTAGTCTTCTGCAATGCGGTGGAGGATAACCCGTTCATGGCCGGTGCCTTCCATGGGGTGGGCGAGCGGGAGTGTGTGATTAACGTTGGCGTAAGCGGCCCGGGTGTGATCAAGCGGGCGCTGGAAGAGGTGAAGGGGCAGGACTTCGAGACCCTGTGCGAGACAATCAAGCGTACAGCCTTCAAGGTTACCCGTGTCGGCCAGCTGGTCGCCCAGGAAGCCTCCAAGCGCCTGGATGTGCCCTTCGGCATCATCGACCTGTCGCTGGCCCCTACGCCTGAGATCGGCGATTCCATCGCTGAGATTTTCCAGGTCATGGGCCTGGAGGAAGCCGGTGCTCCCGGGACCACAGCTGCACTGGCCATCCTTAACGACAATGTCAAAAAAGGCGGAGTCATGGCCTCCTCCTATGTCGGCGGCTTAAGCGGCGCCTTCATCCCGGTCAGTGAAGACCACGGCATGATCCAGGCTGTACAGCGCGGGGCGCTGACTCTGGAGAAGCTCGAAGCTATGACTTGTGTCTGCTCGGTAGGCCTTGACATGATTGCCATTCCCGGCAGCACCAGCAAAGAGACCCTCGCAGGCATCATTGCCGATGAAGCTGCCATCGGGATGGTCAACAACAAGACTACGGCGGTCCGCGTCATTCCGGTCATCGGCAAGGACGTCGGTGAGATGGTCGAATTCGGCGGCTTGCTCGGATACGCTCCAGTCATGGCCGTCAACCCGTTCAGTTGTGCGGGCTTCGTCAACCGCGGCGGGCGGATTCCCGCACCGATCCACAGCTTCAAGAATTAA
- a CDS encoding sigma-70 family RNA polymerase sigma factor encodes MREVDRGKITAQAETPAEENPGMEELYQNYKSYAFSIAYRMLGVVADAEDAVQDMFAELQHRDRSGIQNIKAYVAKGMTNRCLNMLNSARSRRETYIGEWLPEPVSERYDGPEAAAERKDNLSYAFLVLLERLSPTERAVFILREAFEYDYEAIAGMVGKSGSNCRQIFSRAKRILQTEPASRLPSLRYGAVTENLLVRFTTAFTSYDVGGMLELLGEHPVLVADGGGREVHTILRPMTGRRGVTALLTSKRVMHYLREWKPSCGLLNGEPGLIFTDQGVVKCVLCLSTDSSGERIQNLYLLMDPVKLSHITVPPEPPQS; translated from the coding sequence CTGCGTGAAGTGGACAGGGGTAAAATAACGGCTCAGGCCGAGACGCCTGCGGAGGAGAATCCAGGTATGGAGGAGCTGTATCAGAATTATAAAAGCTATGCCTTCTCCATTGCGTACCGGATGCTTGGCGTGGTTGCCGATGCGGAGGATGCGGTGCAGGATATGTTCGCTGAGCTGCAGCACCGGGACCGGAGCGGCATTCAGAATATCAAAGCCTATGTGGCCAAAGGTATGACCAACCGCTGCCTCAATATGCTGAACTCGGCACGAAGCCGGAGAGAGACTTATATCGGGGAGTGGCTGCCTGAGCCGGTAAGCGAGAGATACGATGGGCCGGAAGCGGCGGCAGAACGCAAGGATAATCTGTCGTATGCTTTTCTGGTGCTGCTGGAGCGTCTGTCTCCCACGGAGCGTGCGGTATTCATACTGCGGGAAGCCTTCGAATACGACTATGAAGCCATTGCCGGAATGGTAGGCAAGTCGGGCAGCAACTGCCGGCAGATCTTCAGCCGGGCCAAGCGTATCCTGCAGACAGAGCCGGCTTCCCGGTTACCCTCGCTCCGATATGGAGCAGTCACCGAGAATCTGCTGGTGCGCTTCACTACCGCGTTCACCTCCTATGATGTGGGCGGCATGCTGGAGCTGCTGGGCGAGCATCCGGTCCTGGTTGCCGACGGCGGGGGCCGCGAGGTGCATACCATTCTCCGGCCGATGACCGGCCGCCGGGGAGTTACTGCACTGCTGACCTCGAAGCGGGTTATGCACTATTTGCGGGAGTGGAAGCCTTCCTGCGGGCTGCTGAACGGTGAGCCGGGCCTGATCTTCACCGATCAGGGAGTCGTGAAGTGTGTGCTCTGCCTGAGTACGGATTCCAGCGGGGAACGGATTCAGAACCTGTATCTCTTAATGGACCCTGTCAAGCTGTCCCATATTACCGTACCGCCGGAGCCGCCGCAGAGCTGA
- a CDS encoding DHA2 family efflux MFS transporter permease subunit, with amino-acid sequence MSSLEATYQEDAGIQKKRWLILIVLNLFTFMSTLDGSIVNIALPVLVKELGLPVAQVEWVTTGYLMAICSVILFFGKLGDIAGKIKMFKLGMIVFTIGSLLCGLSHSLPLLIASRVVQAVGASMTMANSQGIVTDIFPSTERGKALGLIGTFVSLGSIAGPSLGGIIVSSMGWEYIFWVNVPIGILAIALGWKVLPKDLVRVKSGIDVPGSLLFALFIVSLFAGLLLGQQLGYGDTRILAALTAAVIIFIVFLIVEQRSAGPLLQLTLFKNPLFSLSIFCAFLVFVSNFCFNIIAPFYAQNMLNMSPFDAGFLLMLYPICMVIVAPLSGALSDKIGSELLTFAGLIVMVVAQFGLARLHEGSPVMLVGVWIAMLGIGSGMFGSPNNSLIMSTVPRTQLGSAGSVNSLVRNVGMVVGITVATSILFNVMSSKAGYRVTGLVEGRPELFLSGMHVVFLTSSGICLLSALLTGWRLFSSRRAKSLSA; translated from the coding sequence CGGGATACAGAAGAAGCGCTGGCTGATTCTGATCGTGCTTAATTTGTTTACTTTTATGTCTACACTGGACGGAAGTATTGTGAATATTGCGCTGCCAGTGCTGGTGAAGGAGCTGGGGCTGCCGGTAGCCCAGGTGGAGTGGGTAACAACGGGATATCTGATGGCGATCTGTTCAGTGATTCTGTTCTTCGGGAAGCTGGGTGACATCGCCGGTAAAATCAAGATGTTCAAGCTGGGCATGATCGTCTTCACCATCGGCTCGCTGCTCTGCGGATTAAGCCACAGCCTGCCGCTACTCATTGCTTCGCGTGTAGTTCAAGCGGTCGGGGCGTCGATGACTATGGCGAACAGCCAGGGCATTGTTACGGATATTTTCCCGTCAACGGAACGCGGCAAGGCTCTGGGCTTGATCGGAACCTTCGTGTCCCTCGGCAGTATAGCGGGGCCAAGCCTTGGCGGAATTATCGTATCGTCGATGGGCTGGGAGTATATTTTCTGGGTGAATGTGCCGATTGGAATTCTGGCGATTGCGCTGGGCTGGAAGGTGCTGCCGAAGGATCTGGTCCGTGTGAAGTCAGGGATTGATGTTCCTGGCAGCCTGCTGTTTGCCCTCTTCATAGTTTCTCTGTTCGCCGGATTGCTGCTCGGCCAGCAGCTGGGATACGGGGATACCCGGATACTTGCCGCTCTTACCGCTGCGGTTATTATCTTCATCGTCTTCCTGATCGTGGAGCAGCGCAGCGCTGGGCCGCTGCTTCAGCTGACCCTGTTCAAGAATCCCTTGTTCTCACTGAGCATATTCTGTGCCTTTCTGGTGTTTGTCTCGAACTTCTGCTTCAATATTATCGCGCCGTTTTATGCGCAGAATATGCTGAACATGTCCCCCTTCGATGCAGGCTTCCTGCTTATGCTCTACCCGATCTGCATGGTGATAGTCGCACCGTTAAGCGGGGCGTTGTCCGATAAAATCGGCTCGGAGCTGCTCACTTTTGCAGGGCTTATCGTAATGGTGGTTGCCCAGTTCGGGCTGGCCCGGCTGCATGAGGGCAGCCCGGTTATGCTGGTCGGCGTCTGGATCGCCATGCTCGGCATCGGCAGCGGGATGTTCGGCTCACCGAACAATTCGCTGATTATGTCCACAGTGCCGCGAACACAGCTGGGCTCGGCAGGCAGTGTGAATTCGCTGGTCCGTAATGTGGGGATGGTCGTCGGAATTACCGTAGCCACCTCGATCCTGTTCAATGTAATGAGCAGCAAAGCCGGCTACCGGGTAACCGGGCTGGTGGAAGGACGTCCTGAGCTGTTCCTCTCAGGAATGCATGTAGTCTTCCTGACTTCGTCCGGGATCTGCCTGTTATCGGCGCTGCTTACCGGTTGGCGGCTGTTCTCCTCGCGGAGGGCTAAGAGCCTGAGCGCATAA